From one Rosa rugosa chromosome 4, drRosRugo1.1, whole genome shotgun sequence genomic stretch:
- the LOC133742949 gene encoding lysine-specific demethylase JMJ13 isoform X1: MVEGRVCLSKEAQSGFEFLKRRRLQHMRSETIPEPVSFTNMMSRSGGDALKASASCGVRIRGGADSVARSNGAPQGKDVFSKRKVDKFETSDLDWTEKIPECPVYYPAKEEFEDPLVYLQKIAPEASKYGICKIISPVSASTPAGVVLMREKAGFKFTTRVQPLRLAEWDNDDRVTFFMSGRNYTFRDFEKMANKVFARRYCSAGSLPPTYLEKEFWKEISSGKTESVEYACDVDGSAFSCSPNDPLGSSKWNLKNLSRLPKSILRLLENAIPGVTDPMLYIGMIFSMFAWHVEDHYLYSINYHHCGASKTWYGIPGHAALQFEKVVKEHVYTNDIVPSDGEDGAFDVLLGKTTLFPPSILLEHDVPVYKAVQKPGEFVVTFPRAYHAGFSHGFNCGEAVNFAIGDWFPLGAIASRRYALLNRMPLLPHEELLCKEAMLLHTSLELEDSDYSSADLVSHHRIKVSFVKLMRFQHRARWTLMKSGACTGVLPNSYGTVLCSICKRDCYLAYISCNCYMHHVCLRHDVRSLDLSCQSNPTLFLREEIAEMEAAASKFEEEAEVIEEIQGQGENGDDLYSYPLILSPIAEEKGYSPYCNIKFELNPELPGTTEITGTTLAQSQEPAALGSHTSPAVSEGSISCIASTLCSLSEPLESLYAPNNGIANSKTVTLNSKRSAYESSRSSPSCDECSSVCPGSSNALEVRPIVDQGSDDSDSEIFRVKRRSSLKVERRIINDVLPSNHSENQQGFKRLKKLQPDPRCGRSVPLQSCSTTESSTKLVTTTNSKGAPENALRDDRFARGSTISRGSTIPFSIKFKKLTNEDSVRRQRDHHRTDIRQLELGKSRREPPPIEIGPKRLKVKGPSFLASENRLN; the protein is encoded by the exons atg GTGGAAGGTAGGGTTTGTTTGTCCAAAGAGGCCCAAAGTGGATTCGAATTTCTGAAGCGAAGAAGGCTTCAGCATATGAGATCAGAAACTATTCCTGAGCCTGTAAGTTTCACGAATATGATGTCTAGAAGTGGAGGGGATGCTTTAAAAGCTTCAGCATCCTGTGGTGTTAGAATACGTGGAGGTGCCGATTCAGTTGCTCGGTCCAATGGTGCTCCACAGGGGAAAGATGTTTTTTCAAAGCGTAAGGTGGATAAATTTGAAACAAGTGATCTAGACTGGACCGAGAAAATTCCCGAGTGTCCTGTGTACTATCCAGCAAAGGAGGAGTTTGAGGATCCTTTAGTTTATTTACAGAAAATAGCTCCAGAAGCTTCCAAATATG GTATATGCAAGATTATCTCCCCTGTTAGTGCTTCTACTCCTGCTGGGGTTGTATTGATGAGGGAAAAAGCAGGGTTTAAGTTCACTACTAGAGTACAACCTCTTCGCCTTGCTGAGTGGGACAATGATGACAGGGTCACTTTTTTCATGAGCGGAAG AAACTATACATTCCGTGATTTCGAGAAAATGGCGAACAAGGTTTTTGCTCGTAGATACTGTAGTGCTGGGTCTCTTCCTCCTACGTACTTGGAAAAAGAATTTTGGAAAGAAATTAGTTCTGGAAAGACAGAAAGTGTTGAATATGCCTGTGATGTAGATGGTAGTGCATTTTCATGTTCTCCCAATGATCCACTTGGAAGTAGTAAATGGAATTTAAAG AATCTTTCAAGGCTACCCAAGTCTATTCTGCGTCTTCTGGAAAACGCAATTCCG GGTGTAACAGATCCTATGCTATACATTGGAATGATATTTAGCATGTTTGCTTGGCATGTGGAAGATCACTATTTGTACAG TATCAATTATCATCATTGTGGCGCATCCAAAACCTGGTATGGCATTCCAGGTCATGCCGCCCTGCAATTTGAAAAGGTTGTCAAGGAACATGTTTACACCAATGATATTGTACCAAGTGATGGAGAGGATGGAGCTTTTGATGTCTTATTGGGGAAAACAACTCTGTTTCCTCCCAGCATATTGTTGGAACATGATGTACCTGTCTACAAAGCTGTGCAAAAGCCAGGAGAGTTTGTGGTTACTTTCCCTAGAGCGTATCATGCTGGATTCAGTCATG GTTTCAATTGTGGTGAGGCAGTCAACTTTGCTATTGGTGATTGGTTCCCATTGGGTGCTATTGCTAGCCGGCGTTATGCACTTCTTAATAGGATGCCTCTGCTTCCTCATGAAGAACTCCTGTGCAAAGAAGCCATGCTTCTCCATACAAGTTTAGAGCTTGAAGATTCAGATTATTCTTCTGCTGACTTGGTTTCCCATCATCGCATTAAGGTCTCTTTTGTGAAACTGATGCGGTTTCAGCATCGTGCTCGTTGGACTTTAATGAAGTCTGGGGCATGCACTGGTGTCTTGCCAAACTCTTATGGAACTGTTCTCTGCAGCATATGCAAGCGCGATTGCTATCTTGCCTACATTAGTTGCAACTGCTATATGCATCATGTGTGCCTTCGCCATG ATGTAAGGTCATTGGACTTGTCATGTCAGAGCAATCCTACTCTCTTTTTAAGGGAGGAGATAGCAGAAATGGAAGCTGCAGCAAGTAAATTTGAAGAGGAAGCGGAAGTGATAGAGGAGATTCAAGGTCAAGGTGAAAATGGTGATGACTTGTATTCATATCCATTAATTTTGTCTCCGATAGCTGAAGAGAAAGGGTACTCCCCTTACTGCAATATAAAATTTGAGTTGAACCCCGAACTCCCTGGTACAACAGAAATCACTGGCACAACTCTGGCTCAGTCACAAGAGCCAGCTGCACTTGGTTCTCATACCAGTCCTGCAGTGTCAGAAGGTTCCATTTCATGTATTGCATCTACTCTTTGTTCTCTTTCAGAGCCACTTGAGAGCTTGTATGCACCCAATAAT GGAATTGCCAACTCTAAGACAGTGACTCTAAATTCCAAAAGGTCTGCATATGAGTCTTCTCGGTCCTCCCCATCATGTGATGAATGCTCAAGTGTATGTCCAGGAAGTTCTAACGCATTGGAGGTTAGGCCTATAGTAGATCAAGGCAGTGATGATTCTGATTCAGAGATATTTAGGGTTAAGCGCCGTTCTTCATTGAAGGTGGAGAGAAGAATTATAAATGATGTCTTGCCATCAAATCATTCTGAGAACCAG CAGGGATTTAAGCGACTGAAGAAACTGCAACCTGATCCTAGATGTGGGCGGTCGGTGCCATTACAAAGCTGCAGCACTACGGAATCAAGTACTAAGTTGGTTACAACTACTAATAGCAAAGGGGCTCCGGAGAATGCTTTAAGAGATGACAGGTTTGCCAGAGGAAGTACCATATCTAGAGGAAGTACCATTCCCTTCTCTATCAAGTTTAAGAAGTTGACCAATGAAGATTCTGTTAGGAGACAGCGAGATCACCACAGAACTGATATACGCCAGCTTGAGTTGGGAAAGAGCCGCAGGGAACCTCCCCCAATAGAGATTGGGCCAAAGCGCCTTAAGGTCAAAGGCCCTTCTTTCTTAGCTTCGGAGAACAGGTTAAATTGA
- the LOC133742949 gene encoding lysine-specific demethylase JMJ13 isoform X2: MVEGRVCLSKEAQSGFEFLKRRRLQHMRSETIPEPVSFTNMMSRSGGDALKASASCGVRIRGGADSVARSNGAPQGKDVFSKRKVDKFETSDLDWTEKIPECPVYYPAKEEFEDPLVYLQKIAPEASKYGICKIISPVSASTPAGVVLMREKAGFKFTTRVQPLRLAEWDNDDRVTFFMSGRNYTFRDFEKMANKVFARRYCSAGSLPPTYLEKEFWKEISSGKTESVEYACDVDGSAFSCSPNDPLGSSKWNLKNLSRLPKSILRLLENAIPGVTDPMLYIGMIFSMFAWHVEDHYLYSINYHHCGASKTWYGIPGHAALQFEKVVKEHVYTNDIVPSDGEDGAFDVLLGKTTLFPPSILLEHDVPVYKAVQKPGEFVVTFPRAYHAGFSHGFNCGEAVNFAIGDWFPLGAIASRRYALLNRMPLLPHEELLCKEAMLLHTSLELEDSDYSSADLVSHHRIKVSFVKLMRFQHRARWTLMKSGACTGVLPNSYGTVLCSICKRDCYLAYISCNCYMHHVCLRHDVRSLDLSCQSNPTLFLREEIAEMEAAASKFEEEAEVIEEIQGQGENGDDLYSYPLILSPIAEEKGYSPYCNIKFELNPELPGTTEITGTTLAQSQEPAALGSHTSPAVSEGSISCIASTLCSLSEPLESLYAPNNGIANSKTVTLNSKRSAYESSRSSPSCDECSSVCPGSSNALEVRPIVDQGSDDSDSEIFRVKRRSSLKVERRIINDVLPSNHSENQGFKRLKKLQPDPRCGRSVPLQSCSTTESSTKLVTTTNSKGAPENALRDDRFARGSTISRGSTIPFSIKFKKLTNEDSVRRQRDHHRTDIRQLELGKSRREPPPIEIGPKRLKVKGPSFLASENRLN, translated from the exons atg GTGGAAGGTAGGGTTTGTTTGTCCAAAGAGGCCCAAAGTGGATTCGAATTTCTGAAGCGAAGAAGGCTTCAGCATATGAGATCAGAAACTATTCCTGAGCCTGTAAGTTTCACGAATATGATGTCTAGAAGTGGAGGGGATGCTTTAAAAGCTTCAGCATCCTGTGGTGTTAGAATACGTGGAGGTGCCGATTCAGTTGCTCGGTCCAATGGTGCTCCACAGGGGAAAGATGTTTTTTCAAAGCGTAAGGTGGATAAATTTGAAACAAGTGATCTAGACTGGACCGAGAAAATTCCCGAGTGTCCTGTGTACTATCCAGCAAAGGAGGAGTTTGAGGATCCTTTAGTTTATTTACAGAAAATAGCTCCAGAAGCTTCCAAATATG GTATATGCAAGATTATCTCCCCTGTTAGTGCTTCTACTCCTGCTGGGGTTGTATTGATGAGGGAAAAAGCAGGGTTTAAGTTCACTACTAGAGTACAACCTCTTCGCCTTGCTGAGTGGGACAATGATGACAGGGTCACTTTTTTCATGAGCGGAAG AAACTATACATTCCGTGATTTCGAGAAAATGGCGAACAAGGTTTTTGCTCGTAGATACTGTAGTGCTGGGTCTCTTCCTCCTACGTACTTGGAAAAAGAATTTTGGAAAGAAATTAGTTCTGGAAAGACAGAAAGTGTTGAATATGCCTGTGATGTAGATGGTAGTGCATTTTCATGTTCTCCCAATGATCCACTTGGAAGTAGTAAATGGAATTTAAAG AATCTTTCAAGGCTACCCAAGTCTATTCTGCGTCTTCTGGAAAACGCAATTCCG GGTGTAACAGATCCTATGCTATACATTGGAATGATATTTAGCATGTTTGCTTGGCATGTGGAAGATCACTATTTGTACAG TATCAATTATCATCATTGTGGCGCATCCAAAACCTGGTATGGCATTCCAGGTCATGCCGCCCTGCAATTTGAAAAGGTTGTCAAGGAACATGTTTACACCAATGATATTGTACCAAGTGATGGAGAGGATGGAGCTTTTGATGTCTTATTGGGGAAAACAACTCTGTTTCCTCCCAGCATATTGTTGGAACATGATGTACCTGTCTACAAAGCTGTGCAAAAGCCAGGAGAGTTTGTGGTTACTTTCCCTAGAGCGTATCATGCTGGATTCAGTCATG GTTTCAATTGTGGTGAGGCAGTCAACTTTGCTATTGGTGATTGGTTCCCATTGGGTGCTATTGCTAGCCGGCGTTATGCACTTCTTAATAGGATGCCTCTGCTTCCTCATGAAGAACTCCTGTGCAAAGAAGCCATGCTTCTCCATACAAGTTTAGAGCTTGAAGATTCAGATTATTCTTCTGCTGACTTGGTTTCCCATCATCGCATTAAGGTCTCTTTTGTGAAACTGATGCGGTTTCAGCATCGTGCTCGTTGGACTTTAATGAAGTCTGGGGCATGCACTGGTGTCTTGCCAAACTCTTATGGAACTGTTCTCTGCAGCATATGCAAGCGCGATTGCTATCTTGCCTACATTAGTTGCAACTGCTATATGCATCATGTGTGCCTTCGCCATG ATGTAAGGTCATTGGACTTGTCATGTCAGAGCAATCCTACTCTCTTTTTAAGGGAGGAGATAGCAGAAATGGAAGCTGCAGCAAGTAAATTTGAAGAGGAAGCGGAAGTGATAGAGGAGATTCAAGGTCAAGGTGAAAATGGTGATGACTTGTATTCATATCCATTAATTTTGTCTCCGATAGCTGAAGAGAAAGGGTACTCCCCTTACTGCAATATAAAATTTGAGTTGAACCCCGAACTCCCTGGTACAACAGAAATCACTGGCACAACTCTGGCTCAGTCACAAGAGCCAGCTGCACTTGGTTCTCATACCAGTCCTGCAGTGTCAGAAGGTTCCATTTCATGTATTGCATCTACTCTTTGTTCTCTTTCAGAGCCACTTGAGAGCTTGTATGCACCCAATAAT GGAATTGCCAACTCTAAGACAGTGACTCTAAATTCCAAAAGGTCTGCATATGAGTCTTCTCGGTCCTCCCCATCATGTGATGAATGCTCAAGTGTATGTCCAGGAAGTTCTAACGCATTGGAGGTTAGGCCTATAGTAGATCAAGGCAGTGATGATTCTGATTCAGAGATATTTAGGGTTAAGCGCCGTTCTTCATTGAAGGTGGAGAGAAGAATTATAAATGATGTCTTGCCATCAAATCATTCTGAGAACCAG GGATTTAAGCGACTGAAGAAACTGCAACCTGATCCTAGATGTGGGCGGTCGGTGCCATTACAAAGCTGCAGCACTACGGAATCAAGTACTAAGTTGGTTACAACTACTAATAGCAAAGGGGCTCCGGAGAATGCTTTAAGAGATGACAGGTTTGCCAGAGGAAGTACCATATCTAGAGGAAGTACCATTCCCTTCTCTATCAAGTTTAAGAAGTTGACCAATGAAGATTCTGTTAGGAGACAGCGAGATCACCACAGAACTGATATACGCCAGCTTGAGTTGGGAAAGAGCCGCAGGGAACCTCCCCCAATAGAGATTGGGCCAAAGCGCCTTAAGGTCAAAGGCCCTTCTTTCTTAGCTTCGGAGAACAGGTTAAATTGA